CGCAGGTCTCGCCGATCCAGCGGCCGACCTTGGTCGAACCGGTGAACGTCACGGCCGCCACGCCCGGGTGCGTCACGATGCTGGCGCCCGCCGGCTCGCCGCGGCCGTGCACGATGTTCAGTACGCCCGGGGGCAAGACGGCTGCAGCCTTCTCGCCCAGCATGCTCGCGGTGGTCGGCGTGAGCTCGCTCGGCTTGGCGACGACGGTGCACCCCGCCGCGAGCGCCGGTGCGATCTTCCACGTGAGAAGGTACAGCGGCAGATTCCAGGGGCTGATGGCCCCCACCACGCCCTTGGGCCGGCGGAGCGTGTAGCCGAGCATCTGCCCGGGCACGTCGTGGCTCTCGCTGGCGTACTGGCTCGCGGCGGCGGCGAAGAACCGCAGATTTCGCACCGATCGCGGGATGTCGATCGACCGCGCGACGGTGATCGGCTTGCCGCTATCGACGCACTCGGCGTGGGCAAATCGGTCGAGGTCGGCCTCGATCGCGTCGGCCAGCGCGTGCAGCATGGCGCCGCGGTCTTCGCCCGAGAGACCGGCCCACTTGTCGAACGCCCCGGTCGCGGCGTGCACGGCGGCGTCTACGTCGGCCGGCGACGAATCGGGCACATGGCCGATCGCCCGACCGGTCGCCGGATCAATGTTCTCGATGGTCTTTGAAGCCGTGCCGGGCGCGTTACCGATCCAGTTGCGGACCTCGTGCTGGGTCTCTCGGTGGTGCTGAGGGATGGTCCCGGCGTGCTCGCCCATGGGGGCACTGTAGAGCCTCCGAACCTATACTGGACGCATGACGACTGCCCAGCATTCCGTGCACGACGCCGGCATCGACCTCATCCGCGGCCAAGACCCCGACGTCGCGGCCATCATTGACGCCGAGTCCGAGCGACAGGCCACGACCATTGAGCTGATCGCCAGCGAGAACCACGCCTCGCCCGCGGTCATGGCCGCGGCAGGCTCGTGCATGACCAACAAGTACGCGGAGGGCTATCCGAGCGCCCGCTACTACGGCGGCTGCGTGCACCACGACGCCGTCGAGCAACTGGCCATCGATCGTGCGAAGCAGCTCTTCGGCTGCAATTTCGCCAACGTACAGCCACACTCGGGCGCGCAGGCGAATGCGGCGGCATTCCTCGCGCTGCTCAAGCCCGGAGACACGTTCGCCTCGCTCGTGCTGGCCGACGGCGGGCATCTGAGTCATGGCCTCAAGGTCAACATGAGCGGCAAGTGGTTCAACCCGGTGCACTACCCGCTGCACTATGACGAGAGCCACCCCGAGTTCGAGCAGATCGACTATGACAAGGTCGCCGAGGTCTGCCGCGAGCACAAGCCCAAGATCCTCATGTGCGGCTACTCGGCCTACCCGCGCGTGATCGACTTCAAGCGCTTCCGCGAGATCGCCGACGAGGTTGGCGCACTTCTCTTCGCCGATATCGCCCACATCGCCGGCCTGGTCGCCGGCGGGGCCCACCCGTCGCCCTTCCCGCACGCGCACCTCGTGACGACGACGACGCACAAGTCGCTGCGTGGCCCTCGCGGCGGCCTCATCCTGACCAACGACGAAGACATGATCAAGAAGCTCAACCGCGCCGTATTCCCCGGCATGCAGGGCGGCCCGCTCATGCACATCGTCGCGGCCAAGGCCGTGGCGTTCGGCGAGGCGCTCAAGCCCGAGTTCAAGGCCTACGTGCAGCAGGTCGTTGCCAATGCACGCACGCTCGCCGCCGCGCTCGTCGTGCACGGCTACCGCATCACCAGCGGCGGCACCGACAACCACGTCATGCTGGTCGACCTTCGCACGAAGGATGCCGAACTCACCGGTGCCGACGCGGAGGTCTGGCTCGAGCAGGGCGGCCTGATCTGCAACAAGAACGGCGTGCCCCAGGACCCACGCCCGCCGAAGGTCACCAGCGGCATCCGCCTTGGTGCGTGCGCCGTGACGACCCGCGGCTTCGGCGAGGCCGAGATGCGCCAGGTCGCCGCCTTCATCGACCGCGTGCTGACGGCCGGGCTGAAGGGCGAGGCCGAGCTTCACGCCGAGGCATCGGCGGTGCGAGAAGAGGTGCGGCAGATGTGCAGCGGGTTCCCACTGCCGGGGCACTAGTCCGCCAGACAGCCGACGAACACGATGCCGCCCGCGCCAGCCTGACGTCCTAGAACACGACGCAGCTTCGATTGCCGACTCGGTCCGAAGCCTTGCGAGTACGACGACATGGCCTGATTCCGCAAGCGTGCAATCCGCCACAACGATCGCCAGCTTACCAACCGCCCCGCACGGCGAACTCGGCGTCGTGAACGCGTGACTCCGGGCCGACGATCTCGGCGGCCCCGTCGGGCCAGATTCTCGTAGCACGCGATGGCCAGTTTCGTGTATCCTGAGGGGAGGTCAGGAGGGCGCCTCGGCCGTGCGTCCTCTGCCAGCGTTCATGGTGACCACGAGCAACGGAGCCCGAGCATGCCCACGACCCTTCGTATCTCCGCCATCGCTTGCCTGCTTCCTCTCGTAGGCACGGTCTGTGCCCAGCCTACCTACCGCATCATCGACCTCACCGACGTCACGCGCGACCCGCTGGGGCTCACGATCGTCGACGCGACCTTCGTGAGCGAAGACGGCGTCGTCGTCGGCATTGGTTTCGAGCCCGTTGAAGGGAAGCCGGTGGCCCTGCAATGGACGGACGAAGGCTCGGTCGTCGAGGTGTTACCGCTCTTGCGCGGCGACGACAATGCGAGCGAAGCGTGGGCGATCGATGCGCAGGGCCGCCCGCTCGGAACGTCCGACCGCATCGTCTTCGAGGGCGGGCCCGGGCCGATCCGCATCATCCAGGACCCCGTCGCCGTGCGCTGGAACGACGACGGCGATCCGCAGGCGATCGCCGATCTGCTCGCCGCCCCGCCGCCGTATCAGCTCGCGAGCGTGCGCGGCTCGAACGACGCGGGCACGCTCATCGGCTGGGGCCGCGAGCCCAGCGGCACCGGCGGCCTGGACTTCCGCGGCTGGCTGCTCGACGGCGACGGCGCGCTGACCGACCTTGGCGAGCTCGACCGCCCGCTCGCGATCACGAGCAACGACCTCGTCGTGGGCTACCGCAGCACGGGCCAGGACAAGGCCTTCGCCTGGGACGCCGGCACGCTCACGAACCTGCACGACCATCCGTCGCTCACCGGCGTGACCAGCCGCGCGTTTGATGCCAACGGCGCCGGTCTCATCGTGGGCGAGGCGCAGTTCGACATCAGCCAGCCCGAGTACGCCACGCTCTGGCAGGATACGGGCTCGGGCTACGAGCCGATCCACGTGCTCGACGGCCTGTTCGTCCGGCCGCAGGGCGTGGCGCGTTCGATCACCGAGGACGGCACGATCGTCGGCTGGTGGGCCGGCCTCGCGACGCCGCCGTTCGTGGGCATCCAGGCGTTCATCCTGCCCGATGGCGTGGGCGGCGAGTTCTACCCGCTGTTCGACCTCGTGCCCGACGCGGCCGCGCTGGGCTGGGAGAAGCTCCAGCGGGCCGACCACATCAACGAGAACGGCTGGATCGTCGGCACCGGCGTCCGCGACGGCGTGCTCGGCCACGGCTTCCTGCTCATCCCGATCGCGTGCGCCCCGGACATCGACGGCGACGGCTCGCTCACCATCTTCGACTTCCTTACGTTCCAGAACCTCTTCCAGGACGGCGACCTGGCGGCCGACTTCGACCGCGATGGCTCGTTGACGATCTTCGACTTCCTGGCCTTCCAGAACGCGTTCGACGCCGGGTGCGAGTAAGCCTCAGTCCTTGGGCTTGGGCACGTGCTGGTCGATCAGGATCGGATTGCCGTCCGGATCGACCATCGTCACGTGTGCAACGCCTTCGCTCGCGTCGTCGGCTCGCTCGATGAGCGTGATGCCCTTGGCCTCCAACTCTCGCTGCAGTTCCCGCACGTCGGTGAACGCGGCCGGGTGATCGCCGCGGCTGGCCCAACCGGGGTTGAAGGTCAGGATGTTCTTCTCGAACATGCCCTGGAAGAGGCCGATGGTCGCCTCACCGTTGCGCAGGATGAGGTAGTTGTGGGCCTCGTCGCCGCCAATAGGCGTGAAGCCGAGCTTCTCGTAGAACGCCTTCGAGGCGGCCAGGTCCTTCACGGCGAGGCTGATGGAGAATGCACCGAGTTGCATGGCGGCTCCAGGTTAAGGTCAAGGAATGTGATCACGGATCGAACGGAACGGGCGCTTCTTCGGCGTCCGACGGTTCGGCTTGGAAGGAGTGCTCCAGCACGTCGGGAATGACCTGCATCTGCGTCGTGAACACCAGGGGCAGGCCCTGGCCCTCGACGTCGTAGCGATCCTCGACAATGAAGGCCGTGTAGCCCGCCTCGGGCTTCTCGATGCGAAGGTGGTACGCGCCCTCGTGCTCGCCGTCTTCTTCGGGCAGCAGCATGCGCATCTTGAAGGGCTTGCCGACGACCTCTTGGCGAAAGTCGCGCGCGTCCGGGTTCGTCGCCTGCCACAAGGTCAGGCGGCGCAGCGTGACCCGTTCGTCGAGAATCTCGACGCGCATGACCCACTCGACCGCCTCGTCAGTCTGCTCGATGACCTCGACGCGCAGCGTGGGCAGCTGCACGTCATTCAAGATCGCCTCGTAGAAGCCGATCGCCGAGAAGATCGCGTCGGCGTTCCGGTCGATCGCGTGGTCCCAATTCTGCAGGATCCGGAGCCTGGTCACGCCAGGCAGGTCGTCGATCCAGTACCTGGGCGTATCAGGCAGGAAGTACTCGTCGCCGCTGGTGTTCAGCACGAACTTGGGCATGTCCAGCCGATCGCGGAACAGATACGGGTCGACGATGCGGCGAAGCTGCTCGCCAAAGGGCGTGTCGAGCTGCTGCATCAGGTTGCGTCCGGCGTAGTCCCCGATGGCCGGCGCGAAGAAGCCGTAGGCCCCGTAATGGTGCCGCATGGTCGCCGGCAGGTTCAGCGTGTCGATGACCATCGGGATGATGCCGCGCACGCGGTCGTCGACGGCGGCCGTCAGCCACGACGTCCAGCCGCGCTTGCTGCCACCCGAGACGACGAACCCCCCGATCTCGTGCCCGCCTGCCTCCTCGGTATTCGCAAACGCCTGCACCGCGTCCATGGCCGCCACGACCGACTCGACCATCGCCTGGTGGATGATCCATCCATCGTCGTCGGTCCGCTTTGCGATCATCCAGCTCTCGGCCAGCAGGTCGTCCTCGAAGCGGCCCTCGCCGAGCGAGCCGTCGGGCTCGGGGAGCGCGAGCGGCTGGTTGGGCACGTTGGGCACGGCCGCCACGATCGTGCCGGTCGCCTGCGCGATCACCCAGAGCTCTTGCTGCAGCCGGCTCGGCGGACCATCCTGCCTCTGACCGCCGCCCACGAGCAGCAAGGCCGTATCGTGCTTGACCTCATCGGGCACGACCACCTGCATCATGTGCGTCCACTCGGGGTAGTCGACCTCGCCTTCGGCACGCCACGTCTGGCTCGTCAGATCGATGGCGAACCCCGTGAACGCTTCTCGCCCCTGGCCGCCCGCGTACGCCTTGACCACCTTCCATTCGAACGAGTCGTCTCGCTCCTGGGTGTAGCGATCGAGGGGTGAGTCTCCCACCGGCACGGTCGGCTGTGCACCGCCTTGGGCGCACGCAGACATTGGCAGCAGGCACGACAACAGCATGACGGCGGCTCGCTTCATGGGCGATGCTAGCAACGGCCGTCGGCGGTTGACCCCGACGGGGCCGGTCCGTAGCTTGTGCCCGGCGAGGGATCCGGGGTCCGGATCGGGCCATGACTCGCGGGCCGAGACTCGAGGGAGGCACGCATGACCCTGCACGCCGAGACGGTGCGCCGACTCGACGAGGACGGCATCGAGTTCCTTCTGCTGCAGTTCGTCGACCTGACGGGCGCGGCCAAGGGGAAGCTCGTGCCGCGCAGCCAATTCGATCGCGTCGCCGCCGAAGGCGTGGGCTTCGCCGGCGCGGCGGTCGTCGGGCTGGGCCAAGGTCCCCACGACCCAGACGTCATCGCCATTCCGGATCTCTCGAGCTACAGCCGACTGGCATGGCAGCCCAACACCGTGCGCTTCGCGTGCAGCCTGCAGGTCGGCGGCGCCCCCCACCCCTGGTGCGCGCGGTCTCGCCTGGAGCACGCCCTCAACGAACTCGCCGGCGAAGGCATGCGGCTCAACGTCGGCTTCGAGCCCGAGTTCTTCCTCGTCCAGCATGGGCCACGACGCCTCGAACGCTGGGACCCCGCGGGCGTCGATACGCTCAACAAGCCCGCCTACGACGTGCGCTCGATGTCGCCGGCCCTGGGCTACCTGCAGTCGATCTTCGACGCCCTGCACGAGCTCGGCTGGGAGGCCTACCAGGCCGACCACGAGGACGCCAACGGCCAGTTCGAGATGAACTTCGGCTACTGCGACGCGCTGCGCGCGGCAGACCGGGTGGTCTTCTTTCGCTTGCTGGCCGCCGAGCTGGCGCGTCCGCTGGGCGCGATCGCCACGTTCATGCCCAAGCCCTTCGCCGACCTTACGGGCAGCGGCCTGCACGCCCATCTCCACGTCGCCGGCGCCGACGGCGCAAACCTGTTCGCGGACGAGAACGATCCGCACGGCCACGGGTGCTCGCCGCTCGCGTACGCGTTCATTGCAACGACGCTTCGCCACGCAGCCGCGCTTTGCGCTCTCACCAGCCCCACGGTCAACTGCTACAAGCGGCTCGGCCCGACCGTCCGCACGCCGCCGACACGCTCGGGCCATGCCTGGGCCCCGCGGTCGGCCACCGTCGGCGGGAACAACCGCTCGCACATGATCCGCATCGCCGGGCCGGGCAACATCGAAGACCGCTCGGTGTCCTCGGCCTGCAACCCCTACCTCGCCCTTGTCGCT
This Phycisphaerales bacterium DNA region includes the following protein-coding sequences:
- a CDS encoding aldehyde dehydrogenase; protein product: MGEHAGTIPQHHRETQHEVRNWIGNAPGTASKTIENIDPATGRAIGHVPDSSPADVDAAVHAATGAFDKWAGLSGEDRGAMLHALADAIEADLDRFAHAECVDSGKPITVARSIDIPRSVRNLRFFAAAASQYASESHDVPGQMLGYTLRRPKGVVGAISPWNLPLYLLTWKIAPALAAGCTVVAKPSELTPTTASMLGEKAAAVLPPGVLNIVHGRGEPAGASIVTHPGVAAVTFTGSTKVGRWIGETCGRDLKPASLELGGKNPFVVFDDANIEQVSQHVARAAFSNQGQICLCGSRVLVQSGVYEAVVERLVADAKALVPGDPLDSDTRFGALVSHDHRDKVAGYVERAIADGARVLTGGGAPEALPDRVRDGAFYLPTVLDGVRQDCAIIQEEVFGPVCAVQRFETEAEAIELANGTSYGLAASVWTQDLTRAHRVSAALESGIVWVNCWMLRDLRTPFGGVKQSGVGREGGWEAMRFFTEPKSVTINLGE
- a CDS encoding GC-type dockerin domain-anchored protein, which produces MPTTLRISAIACLLPLVGTVCAQPTYRIIDLTDVTRDPLGLTIVDATFVSEDGVVVGIGFEPVEGKPVALQWTDEGSVVEVLPLLRGDDNASEAWAIDAQGRPLGTSDRIVFEGGPGPIRIIQDPVAVRWNDDGDPQAIADLLAAPPPYQLASVRGSNDAGTLIGWGREPSGTGGLDFRGWLLDGDGALTDLGELDRPLAITSNDLVVGYRSTGQDKAFAWDAGTLTNLHDHPSLTGVTSRAFDANGAGLIVGEAQFDISQPEYATLWQDTGSGYEPIHVLDGLFVRPQGVARSITEDGTIVGWWAGLATPPFVGIQAFILPDGVGGEFYPLFDLVPDAAALGWEKLQRADHINENGWIVGTGVRDGVLGHGFLLIPIACAPDIDGDGSLTIFDFLTFQNLFQDGDLAADFDRDGSLTIFDFLAFQNAFDAGCE
- a CDS encoding PhoPQ-activated protein PqaA family protein, with amino-acid sequence MKRAAVMLLSCLLPMSACAQGGAQPTVPVGDSPLDRYTQERDDSFEWKVVKAYAGGQGREAFTGFAIDLTSQTWRAEGEVDYPEWTHMMQVVVPDEVKHDTALLLVGGGQRQDGPPSRLQQELWVIAQATGTIVAAVPNVPNQPLALPEPDGSLGEGRFEDDLLAESWMIAKRTDDDGWIIHQAMVESVVAAMDAVQAFANTEEAGGHEIGGFVVSGGSKRGWTSWLTAAVDDRVRGIIPMVIDTLNLPATMRHHYGAYGFFAPAIGDYAGRNLMQQLDTPFGEQLRRIVDPYLFRDRLDMPKFVLNTSGDEYFLPDTPRYWIDDLPGVTRLRILQNWDHAIDRNADAIFSAIGFYEAILNDVQLPTLRVEVIEQTDEAVEWVMRVEILDERVTLRRLTLWQATNPDARDFRQEVVGKPFKMRMLLPEEDGEHEGAYHLRIEKPEAGYTAFIVEDRYDVEGQGLPLVFTTQMQVIPDVLEHSFQAEPSDAEEAPVPFDP
- the glyA gene encoding serine hydroxymethyltransferase yields the protein MTTAQHSVHDAGIDLIRGQDPDVAAIIDAESERQATTIELIASENHASPAVMAAAGSCMTNKYAEGYPSARYYGGCVHHDAVEQLAIDRAKQLFGCNFANVQPHSGAQANAAAFLALLKPGDTFASLVLADGGHLSHGLKVNMSGKWFNPVHYPLHYDESHPEFEQIDYDKVAEVCREHKPKILMCGYSAYPRVIDFKRFREIADEVGALLFADIAHIAGLVAGGAHPSPFPHAHLVTTTTHKSLRGPRGGLILTNDEDMIKKLNRAVFPGMQGGPLMHIVAAKAVAFGEALKPEFKAYVQQVVANARTLAAALVVHGYRITSGGTDNHVMLVDLRTKDAELTGADAEVWLEQGGLICNKNGVPQDPRPPKVTSGIRLGACAVTTRGFGEAEMRQVAAFIDRVLTAGLKGEAELHAEASAVREEVRQMCSGFPLPGH